One window of Bacillota bacterium genomic DNA carries:
- a CDS encoding YvrJ family protein, which produces FPVVVSLYLLVRMEAKLDELTKSIAALAQSISTLGV; this is translated from the coding sequence GCTTCCCGGTGGTGGTTTCCCTGTACCTGCTGGTGCGGATGGAAGCCAAGCTGGATGAGCTTACCAAGAGCATAGCCGCTCTGGCGCAATCCATTAGTACGCTGGGAGTATAG